Proteins encoded in a region of the Pseudomonas denitrificans (nom. rej.) genome:
- a CDS encoding C40 family peptidase: MRSTLLTCLSIGLATFLAATEATASYKITRTYQPAPVDLRVPVQGSALLTFNAKPVKQTKSEAHQVTQRAYSMIGTPYRWGGTSPKRGFDCSGLVNYVFQNVDEVDLPRTAQQMFSMRGNSKVARDDLQPGDLVFFRIHNRRNVDHVGIYVGDNQFVHAPRRGQKVRVSDLGGDYWKKHYTAARRILPETLAKADVGGRFD; the protein is encoded by the coding sequence ATGCGAAGTACCCTTTTGACATGCCTTTCCATAGGCTTGGCGACCTTTTTGGCCGCTACCGAGGCTACCGCCTCCTACAAGATCACGCGCACCTATCAACCCGCCCCGGTTGATCTCCGTGTCCCGGTCCAGGGCAGCGCCCTGCTGACCTTCAACGCCAAGCCGGTCAAACAGACCAAGAGCGAGGCGCACCAGGTTACCCAGCGTGCCTACAGCATGATCGGTACGCCTTACCGCTGGGGCGGCACGTCGCCCAAGCGCGGCTTCGATTGCAGCGGCCTGGTGAACTACGTGTTCCAGAACGTCGACGAAGTCGACCTGCCGCGTACCGCGCAGCAGATGTTCAGCATGCGCGGCAACTCCAAAGTGGCGCGTGATGATCTGCAGCCCGGCGACCTGGTGTTCTTCCGCATCCACAACCGCCGCAATGTCGACCATGTCGGCATCTACGTCGGCGACAACCAGTTCGTCCACGCGCCGCGTCGCGGCCAGAAGGTCCGCGTTTCCGACCTCGGTGGCGACTACTGGAAGAAGCACTACACCGCTGCCCGCCGCATCCTGCCGGAAACCCTGGCCAAGGCTGACGTCGGCGGTCGCTTCGACTGA